The nucleotide sequence CACAGGAGATAGAGCAATGGCAGTACTGGCACAGCAAACTTGCATTCCTTGCCGAGGGGATATGCCCCCTGCGAGCGCGGCAGAGATTGCCGCACTCGCCCCTCAAGTTCCCGACTGGAACATCGTCAAATCCAATGGCGAAGATCGTCTCGAGCGCACTTATCTCTTTGCCGATTTCAAATCTGCTCTAGCATTTAGCCAGCGGGTGGGCGAAGCAGCAGACCGAGTCGGCCATCATCCCGCCATTCTGACGGAGTGGGGCAAGGTTACGGTGACCTGGTGGACCCATGCCATCCACGGGTTACATCGCAATGATTTTATTATGGCGGCCCGCACTGATGAAATCGCCCGAGCGTTTAGCTAGCACAACTCGGGTTTGAAGAGAGCTTGTCAGTGGCAGCGGGCGATCGCCTCAAAACCGCCAGCGTCGAATTGAGCATTATCCCCTTCTGCCCTGGGTGGGAGGGAAGACTGCGCCCATCAAATCCTGCCATTGGCAACGACAACAACTTGATGTGAGGACGAGATGAATCATTTGGGAGGTTGAATATGAACGTGCGCGAATTTTTGAACCATTACAGTCACGGCCAAAGGAAGTATGTCGGCATCAGACTGCATGCCGCCGATTTAAAAGGAGCCAGTCTGTCGCCCATCGATTTGAGCCGTGCCGATCTGAGCCATGCCGATCTGAGCTATGCCGATTTGAGGGATGCCCGACTGGAACATGCCAATTTGACTAACGCCGATTTGAGTTGGGCCAATTTAGCTGGAGCAAATCTAGTGGATATTAACCTGATTGGAGCGGAATTATCTGAGGCCAATTTGGCCGGGGTCGATCTGAGCCGGGGAGATCTGCGCTGCGCCCAGCTTCAAGGGGCGAATTTAGAAGGGGTCAACTTCAAGAATGCCGATCTAGAGGGGGTCAGCCTCCAACGGGCCAACCTCAGAAACACCAAGTTTGAGGGGGCAGACTTAGCGGGGGCAGACTTGACTGGAGCCGATATTGCGGGCAGCGACTTAAAACCCGGCGAGATTCCTGAAAATCCTCATGTCGCCAGCCATTGTTGGGTCACTTGGGCAGGCGATCGGGGCGAAGTTTCGGGCTCGTCGGCTACCGTTTAAGCGACTTGGGACTTTTCCCCTCCTTTGACACTAGACCGGGTTCACTGCGGACTCGGTCTAGTTTGTTCTTCCACAGCGACCGAAACTCTTCCGGTCCATTTGTTATCTCTTCTCTGGCTGCAAGCAATCCTGATGCGAAGCAAATGGCGTACCGGAATATACATTGACTCAATAATGCATAAATATAACTGCGAAGCTAATATGCGATTGCTCCTGGAAATGTCGCTATGCTGACTCGTATTGAGTTGGGAATAGCGGTTGGTGGCATTCAGCTCAGTTTTGGCGATCGGGGGGTGTTGATGGATGGGTCTTGTGAAGTGGGTGGAGGCTGCAGAAAAGCTGCTCAAAGGTCTTGTGAATATCGTCAGAAGCTGGCGGGAGTTAGGTGGGTTGTTGTCTCCGACACCGGAGGAGTTGCAGCAGGCTCGCAAGGCTTTGTTGGATGCAGTGACGGTGGAGGTGACGCAGCGGTGGCAGGATTCTTTGCACCATGAAGAGCTGATTCCGGTTGAGTTTGCGGCGAATAATGAGGCGGTGGGGCGACGCAAGCCGCTGGAGATTGTGCCCGATCGCCGTTTGCAAGTGCGCGATCGCCCTGAGGTGGCGTTAGAGGCAAGGGAAACGGTTGTTGAGGTGTTCGATCGCGTGGATGTGAAGGGGCGGTTGTTGATTTTGGGACAGCCGGGGTCGGGTAAGACCACGATGTTGCTGGAGTTGGCGAAAGATTTGTTGGAGCGGGCGGCGACAAGCGATGGCGATCCGGTACCAGTAATTTTTGAATTGTCGGCTTGGAAGGATAGTAACCAAACAATTGCGGCTTGGTTGGTGGGGCAGTTGAAGGGACTCTACAACTTGCCGGTGCAGAAGGGGGGGATGTGGGTAAAGCAGAATGCGATTTTGCCGCTGTTGGATGGGTTGGATGAGTTGGGGATGGAGCGGCAGGTGGAGTGTGTGGCGGCGATTAATGAGTTTTTGCAAGAGGATGTGCGGCGGCAGGGGGTGGTGTGCTGTCGCAAGGAGGAGTTCGATCGGGGTGGGGTAACGCTGGCTCGGTTGAATGGGGCGATTTATTTGCAGCCGCTGTCGGATCGGCAGATTCGGGATTATTTAGGGGTTTTGGAGCGATCGGGGCTGTGGCCTTTGTTGGAGGGCGATCGCGAGTTGATGGCGCTGGCAAGGGCTCCATTTTTGCTGACGATTATGGTGGCGTCTTATCGAGGAAAGCCCATTCGAAATCGTCAGGAGCTGTTTGAAGCTTATATTGACGTACAGTTTGACCGAGATTTAAAAGATAGTGGGTATTCAGGCGGTGAAGCTCCCGGTCGAGAGCAGACTCGATTGTGGTTGGCTCGTTTGGCTCGACAACTTAGATATGAGTCAAAAACTTCATTTTTGATCGAACAGATGCAACCCAACCTTTGGCTAAAAAGCGCCAGGATAAAACTTCTTTACAGACTGATCTTTGGGTTCTTCTTGGTGTTAATTCTAGCACCGCTCGGAGCACTCGTTGTAGCACTCGCTGGAAGTCAAAACTGGATGCTAGCTACTGGACTAATTGGAGGATCAATTTGGGGACTATCTAAACAGCTAAACATCAGACCTCTAGAATCACTTCATCTCAGTAAGATTAATTTTAGAAAAAGTTTATTTTGGAAGAAGCTAGGCTTCGGACTGACTCTAGGAATTTCATTGGCGCTGCTCTTGGAGCTGTTTTTAGGATTCACGACAGGATCGGAGTGGGGCCTGTTTCCAAGATCGATACTGTTATTGAGCTTAGGACTAAGCTTTGGACTGGTTATAGGGATGATTTTGGGGTTGGAGTCATTAATTGAATATCGAACTAGTTCTAATCAAGGAGTTTTTAATTCGGCTAAAAATATACTGTATATTTCTCTGTTTTCCTGGCCTTTTGGCTTGCTAATTATACTCATTTTTGGTTTTCCCTATCAAGAGGAATTGGCTTTTAGATGGGTGAATCTTATTATGGCAGGATTTGGAGTCAGTCTGATGTTTGGAGTTATCTTTAGTGGTGCTCCCGTTATCCAACATGTATTGCTGCGTCTATTCCTTTGGCTCAATGGTTCTGTGCCCTGGAACTATGCCCGCTTTCTCAACTATGCAACCCAACTCAGATTCATGCAGCGCATTGGCGGTCAATACCGCTTTATGCACGACTTACTCCGCGAGCATTTTGCCACCTACGAGCCACCCGTAGATAATAGAACCAGCTAGAGAACACTGTCATGGTTGCCCTCCAATCCCCCAAGCTAACTGCCGCAGAATACCTAGACTGGGAAGCCCGCCAAGAACTGCGCCACGAATACATCGACGGCGACATCATCGCCATGACCGGCGGCTCCATCCCCCACAACTTCATCTACCTCAACTTCTACCGAGCCCTCTACCCCCACCTCAACCAACGGGGCTGCTACGCCTACACGTCAGATGTTAAATGCCAACTCGGTCCTCAAGGCCCCTACTTCTACCCCGACCTAATGGCAAGCTGCGACGATCGCGACAAAACCGCCACCCAATTCGTCCAATTCCCCAAACTCATCGTCGAAGTCCTTTCCCCCAGCACAGAAGCCTACGACCGAGGCGAAAAATTCTCCCACTACCGCAAACTCCCCTCCCTGCAAGAATACGTCCTCATCCAATCCGAACGCATCGGCGTCGAATGCTTCCGCCGCACCAACGGCAACCTCTGGCTCTTCCAAGCCTACGGCCCCGGAGACACGATCGCCCTCGAAAGCCTGGACTTCAGTTGCCCGATCGCCCTCATCTACGAAAACGTCCAATTGCCATCACAAGACCCCGCGATCGCCCCGACAGAACCGCGCTCTCAAGACTCCAGCTCGACTGACTGAGGGCGATCGCCTGGACGCCACCTCATCAACAACCACCCCAAACCACTCAACAGATCCCGCAACAGCGGACTTTCAGCACTGTCAAACTCGTCCAACGTCTCTAAAACCTGCCTTTCACTCAACGCAATCGTAGGCGCTGCGGGATAAGTCAACCGACGCTTCAGGCAAGAAATGGGGCTTTCCTCCAGACTGGAGTTATAGACTTTGGCAACCTCGTTAAAGCTTTTGCACTCGCGATGCAGGCGATCGCGGGCATTGTTCACCTGTTGCTTCAATTGCAAATAGACGGGCAGATCTCTAAAATCCGGCTGTTCCTCCAAAATCGCGATCGCCTCTCTCGATAGGCGATCGACCATCAGAATCGAAGCTGCGTATAAAGGCGCTTCCTCTGCAAACGAAGGCACCACCTCGGCAAGCTGGCCCAAATCGTCATACTGAATCGCCACCTCGAAGAGGCGATCGGCCAACTCGATCCGCCCTTCAAAACTTTGGCGAAAGTACTCGCGCCCCTGCTTCACCGCTTTTAAGCGGCGGTTGACACCGTCGCAGCGCACCGCAATCCACCCAACCGCCAGCGCGATCGCCCCAAATAGCAGCAACGCCAGCCCCGTCTCCACCAGCCAAGCCAACACCAGAGCGCCGAACAGCCCCACAAACATGAAGACATAAAACTTGGAGTGAGTCATGGCAACGCTCAAAGCCGCGCTTGAGGCTGGGGGAGACAGCGACTATTTTGCCTCAACTTTAGGGAGCGGCGATCGGTCAACCCACAATCCAACAATCCCATTACGCCACAACGATTTCAGAAACCGCACATACTATAGTGCAAGAGATCTGTATTCCTCATTGGTTTCCATGCCCATTACCTCCAGCCTGGACTTAAGTCACCTAAACGACGCTCAGCGGCGGGCTGCCGCCCATTACGAAGGACCGTTGCTGGTGGTGGCAGGGGCAGGTTCGGGCAAAACACGCACCCTCACCTATCGCATTGCCAGCCTCGTCCTCAACCATCGGGTCAACCCCGAACACATCCTGGCGGTCACCTTTACGAACAAAGCCGCGCGGGAAATGAAGCAGCGCATCGAGCAGCTCTTTGCCGATCGCCGAGCAGAAGAGCAGTTTGGCAAAGCCTTTCAAGACCTCGCGCCACTGGAACAGACCCGCTTGCGATCGCAAGTCTACAAAAACCTCATCAAGCCCATGTGGATCGGCACCTTCCACAGCTTGTGCTCGCGCATCTTGCGCTTCGACATCGAGAAATTTAAAGACGAACGCGGACGACAGTGGCAGCGCAATTTCTCCATTTTTGACGATTCCGACTCGAACGATGCCGTCAAAAAGATCGTCGTCAGGGATCTGGAACTAGACGATCGCAAATTCAACCCCCGCTCCGTCCGCTACGCCATCAGTAACGCCAAAAACCAAGGGCTCACCCCCTCCCAATTTGAACAACAGGAACCCAACTTTCGCGGACGCAATATCGCCGAAGTCTACCGCCGCTATCAAGATGTCTTGGCCCAAAACAACGCCCTCGACTTCGACGACCTGATTTGGGTGCCCATGCTGCTGTTCAAGCAAAACGAAGCCGTGCTCGATTACTGGCACCGCCAGTTCCGCCACATTCTCGTGGACGAATACCAAGACACCAACCACACCCAATACGAACTGGTACGACTGCTGACCACCAACGATCGCCTCCGCACCGATTGGGACTGGCGCGATCGCTCTGTCTTTGCCGTCGGCGACGGCGACCAATCCATCTACGCCTTTCGCGGTGCCGACTATCGCATTCTGATGGGCTTTCAAGACAACTTTGGCGACGGGCAGCCCGACGATCGCACCCAAACCCTGGTGAAGTTAGAGGAAAATTACCGCTCCAGCGCCAATATTTTGCAAGTGGCCAACGCCCTAATCCAACGCAACACCGAACGCATCGATAAAGTCTTGCGCCCCACCCGCCCCGAAGGGGACGCCATTCGCTACTATCGGGCCGAACACGAGCAGGACGAAGCCAATTTTGCGATCGGTCAAATCCGCGCCCTGATGCAACAAGACGAGATATCGCGCTCCTACGGCGATTTCGCCATTCTCTACCGCACCAACGCCCAATCCCGCCCCTTCGAAGACCAACTGTTGCGTTGGGGCTTGCCCTACACTGTTGTGGGGGGCCTGCGCTTTTACGATCGCAAAGAAATCAAAGATATCCTGGCCTATCTCAAAGTCATCCACAACTCCGCCGACACCCTCAGCATTACTCGCATTATCAACACTCCCCGGCGCGGCATCGGCTCTTCCACCGTTGCCAAATTACAGGATGCAGCGCAGCAGTTGGGTATGCCCCTGTGGGAGATTCTGTCGGACGAAACCTCGGTCAAAAGCTTGGTCGGTCGCAGCAGTAGCAAGGTGATTCAGTTTGCCCAAATGGTAGATAATTGGCGATCGCAAGCCGAAACCCTCACCGTTCTGAGGCTGCTGGAAATTGTGGCAGACGAATCGGGCTACGTGCGAGAGTTGAAATTGCAAAATAACGATGAATCGGAAAGTCGCCTGGAAAACATTCAAGAACTGTTCAACGCCGTTCAACAATTTCAAGAAGAAAGCGACGATCCCACCCTATCGGCTTACCTCTCCCAAGCCTCCCTCAGCAGCAACCTCGAAGACTTACAGAAGGAAGAAAAGAGCATCTCTCTGATGACGCTGCACAGTGCCAAAGGTTTGGAATTCCCAGTCGTGTTCTTAGTGGGCCTGGAACAGGGACTGTTCCCCCATTTCCGCTCGCAGGACGATGCCGAAGCAATGGAAGAGGAGCGCCGCCTCTGCTATGTCGGCATCACCCGCGCTGAAGAACAGCTCTACATCACCCATGCCGAAGCCCGCCGCCTCTACGGTCGCCGCGAGTTGGCCTTGCCGTCCCCCTTCCTGACTGAATTGCCCCAAGCTGCCTTACTGCCCCTGTCTGACTCCGCCCTGCCGACTCAAAAGAAAGAACCGGCACTGATGCGCAAGAGTATTCGCGATGCCGAGCAACAGAAGCCTACCCCTCGGGTAAAAACTCAGACGGTGGCGAATTGGAAAGTGGGCGATCGCCTGGAACACAGTCAATTCGGTCAAGGGCAAATCACCCACGTCTTTGGTGTGGGGAATAAGGTCTCCATTGCGGTCAAATTTATTGGTTTGGGCCAGCAAAAGATTCTCGATCCCCGCTTGGCTCCGATTGAAAAGTTGTAGATTAGATTGCTTGCAACAGGCTGAGGCGAGAGTGCAGCAGTGTCCGAACTGCCTGATTCCTTCGATCGCCTCCAGAATCAGGCCAAAACTACGATTGAGAGCAAGGCATTCAGTAGATCCGACGAAATTGTGCAGGCAAAGTTACTGCTGAGTGAAATAATGGCGGCTATCGTAACCCTGTAGCTCGGACACAGTCATGGCATCGCAATTGCAGGCAGAAACCCACGCCCGTCCCCCTTGGTGGCGAGACGAACAGACCCTTAAAGTGGTCTTGCAAGTCCTGTTTATCATCGCGATCGCCCTTGTGGCAGGGGTGCTGTACCGCAATATGCGGATTGGCCTGGATGAATTGGGCCTCAGCTTTGGCTTTCAGTTTTTGAGCAACACCGCTAACTTTGGTATTGGCGAAGGCATTCCCTACACCCCCTCCGACAGCTATCTCAAGGCGATACTGGTGGGCGCGATCAATACGATGTGGGTGTCATTTTTTAGCATTCTGCTAGCCACAGTTATGGGACTGTTGCTGGGCATGGCCCGCCTCTCCAGCAATTGGTTGGCCGAGAAGCTAGCCGGGGTGGTGACGGAGGTGTTTCGCAACATTCCCGTCCTGCTGATTATCATTTTTTGGTATCAGGGGGTGTTGCTGCAGTTGCCCCGAGTGCGCAGCAGTATTTCGCTGTTCGATGTGGTGTTTTTGAGCAATCGCGGCCTCAACTTTCCCAGCTTGACCCCCAGCTTGTGGCTGATTCCCACCCTGATTGTGGCGGCAGCAGTGCTCTGGGCTGTCCCCAAGCTGTTGAAAGATCGTCCCAATTTCCCGACGATCGGTATACCCGTGCTGGCGGGCTGGCTTGGGTTTGTCCTAGTCTGTGCGGGGTTTTGGAACTTTGCTCCCGAGACGCCGCTGGCGGTGGATGTGCCCGTGCTGGGGGGCTTTAACTATCGGGGGGGATGGAAATTCTCTGTGGAGTTTCTGGCGGTGATGATGGGGCTGGTGACCTATACGGGAGCTTATATTGCGGAAGTGGTGCGGGGGGCATTTTTGGCGGTGCCGCGCGGTCAGTGGGAAGCTTCGCGCGCGATTGGCTTGTCAGAATTGAATACTTTTCGGCTGGTGATTGTGCCGCAGGCATTGCGGATTATGTTGCCATCTTTAAACACGCAGTTTCTGACGCTAATTAAGAATTCCAGCTTGGCGATCGCCGTGGGTTACTCCGATCTGTTCAACATCGGCAGCACAGTGATTAACCAATCGGGGCGATCCGTGGAGGTATTTGCCATTGTTATGGTGTCTTATTTGTCGATGAACCTAGGGGTGTCCTATTTCATGAACTGGCTCAACAATCGCGTCAAACTGGTGGAGCGTTAAGGTATGACGACCATTGCATCCAATCCCGAGACAGCCAAACCTCCCGAGCGCAAACTCAGCCCTGCCGAGTGGCTGCGGCAGAATCTATTTGATTCTTGGTTCAACACTATCCTGACCCTGCTGTCGGTGGCGATCGTGGTGTGGGTCGTGTGGGGATTTTGGCATTGGGCGTTTGACGAACAAACCCGCTGGGGCGTCATTTCCGCTAATTTCAAACTGTTTGCCAGCGGCACTTATCCTGCCGACCAACTGTGGCGGGTGTGGTTGGTCTTTGGCCTCGTGATGGCGGTGCTGGGCATTGCTGGCGGGGCGTGGCAGGGGCTGTTGATGGTCTATGTCGCTTGCACGGGGGGATTTTTGGGGCTACTGGCCTTTGTTCCCTTCGGGGCGGCACAGCCGCTGTTGGCTGCGGTCTGCGGCGCTACGTTTGCAGGCTTAATCCTGGGATGGAAGCGCAGTTGGCTGCAAATTGCCTCTTTGGCCAGTTGGCTGGCGGTATTGCCGCTTGTCTTTCTCATCCTCGTGAGTGGATTGTGGGGGTTGCAACCGCTGAATACACAGGTCATCACGGGTTTGTTGTTGACCTTGATTTTGGCCGCAGCTTCCTTGGTTTCGGCGTTTCCCATCGGCGTCTTGCTGGCCTTGGGGCGCAATAATGATGACTTGCCAGTGGTGAAGTGGTTTTGCACGCTGGCGATCGAACTGATTCGAGGGATTCCTCTCACGATTCTCCTGTTTGCGGCTTGGCTGATGGTGCCGATTTTTTTGGCGGGAATTTCGGTAGACCTGCTCATCCGCGCCATCATTGGTTTTATCCTGTTTACGGCTGTCTACGTGGCGGAAGACATTCGCGGCGGCTTGCAGTCCATCTCTCGCGGACAGGTGGAAGCAGCGCGGGCATTGGGCCTCAACCCATTTCAAATTACGATGTTAGTGATTTTGCCGCAGGCGTTGCGGGCGGCGCTACCGGCGATTGTGAACGAGTTTCTCACCCTGTTTAAAGACACTTCACTCGTTTTCATTGTGGGGATGGTGGAGCTGTTGGGGGCAACCCGTTTGGTATACAACCAGCCCGAGTGGCTGGGCACGCAGCAGGAAGCACTGGTGTTTGCGGCCATTATTTATTTTGTGTTTTGCTACGGCATGGCCTTTGCCGCCAAGCGAGTGGAACAATCGTTGAGTCTCGGGGAGCGCTAGCCGATCGTGTTGGAATACATCACCTTGCCGCAGGGGCAGCTACCCCCGGTTGCCCCTTACTCCCATGCCGTCCGGGCTGGAGAGTTTCTGTTTGTGACGGGGCAGCTCTCGGAAGTGCCCGAGACAGGGGAGATGGCATTGGGGGCGATCGCCGCGCAAACCCGACGGGTGATGGAAAACCTCCGCCTCGTTTTAGAACATGCGGGAACGGGGTTTGACAAAGTGGTGATGGTGCGAATCTTTCTGACGGATTTTCGCGATTACGATGTGGCAAATCAGGTGTATGCCTCCTATTTCGAGCCCGGTCGCTTGCCCTGCCGCACCACGGTTGGAGTGCTGGGCTTAGCGGGGCAGGGCAATGTCGAAATCGACCTGATTGTCTATTGCGGCGAGTAGAGCTGCATCCCAATCGGGAAGCCAGACTTGCGTCCCACTCGCGATCGCATCCCTCAAATCCCCTTACCCCATTCT is from Synechococcus sp. PCC 7336 and encodes:
- a CDS encoding amino acid ABC transporter permease, which codes for MTTIASNPETAKPPERKLSPAEWLRQNLFDSWFNTILTLLSVAIVVWVVWGFWHWAFDEQTRWGVISANFKLFASGTYPADQLWRVWLVFGLVMAVLGIAGGAWQGLLMVYVACTGGFLGLLAFVPFGAAQPLLAAVCGATFAGLILGWKRSWLQIASLASWLAVLPLVFLILVSGLWGLQPLNTQVITGLLLTLILAAASLVSAFPIGVLLALGRNNDDLPVVKWFCTLAIELIRGIPLTILLFAAWLMVPIFLAGISVDLLIRAIIGFILFTAVYVAEDIRGGLQSISRGQVEAARALGLNPFQITMLVILPQALRAALPAIVNEFLTLFKDTSLVFIVGMVELLGATRLVYNQPEWLGTQQEALVFAAIIYFVFCYGMAFAAKRVEQSLSLGER
- a CDS encoding pentapeptide repeat-containing protein, with the translated sequence MNVREFLNHYSHGQRKYVGIRLHAADLKGASLSPIDLSRADLSHADLSYADLRDARLEHANLTNADLSWANLAGANLVDINLIGAELSEANLAGVDLSRGDLRCAQLQGANLEGVNFKNADLEGVSLQRANLRNTKFEGADLAGADLTGADIAGSDLKPGEIPENPHVASHCWVTWAGDRGEVSGSSATV
- a CDS encoding amino acid ABC transporter permease, with the protein product MASQLQAETHARPPWWRDEQTLKVVLQVLFIIAIALVAGVLYRNMRIGLDELGLSFGFQFLSNTANFGIGEGIPYTPSDSYLKAILVGAINTMWVSFFSILLATVMGLLLGMARLSSNWLAEKLAGVVTEVFRNIPVLLIIIFWYQGVLLQLPRVRSSISLFDVVFLSNRGLNFPSLTPSLWLIPTLIVAAAVLWAVPKLLKDRPNFPTIGIPVLAGWLGFVLVCAGFWNFAPETPLAVDVPVLGGFNYRGGWKFSVEFLAVMMGLVTYTGAYIAEVVRGAFLAVPRGQWEASRAIGLSELNTFRLVIVPQALRIMLPSLNTQFLTLIKNSSLAIAVGYSDLFNIGSTVINQSGRSVEVFAIVMVSYLSMNLGVSYFMNWLNNRVKLVER
- the pcrA gene encoding DNA helicase PcrA, with translation MPITSSLDLSHLNDAQRRAAAHYEGPLLVVAGAGSGKTRTLTYRIASLVLNHRVNPEHILAVTFTNKAAREMKQRIEQLFADRRAEEQFGKAFQDLAPLEQTRLRSQVYKNLIKPMWIGTFHSLCSRILRFDIEKFKDERGRQWQRNFSIFDDSDSNDAVKKIVVRDLELDDRKFNPRSVRYAISNAKNQGLTPSQFEQQEPNFRGRNIAEVYRRYQDVLAQNNALDFDDLIWVPMLLFKQNEAVLDYWHRQFRHILVDEYQDTNHTQYELVRLLTTNDRLRTDWDWRDRSVFAVGDGDQSIYAFRGADYRILMGFQDNFGDGQPDDRTQTLVKLEENYRSSANILQVANALIQRNTERIDKVLRPTRPEGDAIRYYRAEHEQDEANFAIGQIRALMQQDEISRSYGDFAILYRTNAQSRPFEDQLLRWGLPYTVVGGLRFYDRKEIKDILAYLKVIHNSADTLSITRIINTPRRGIGSSTVAKLQDAAQQLGMPLWEILSDETSVKSLVGRSSSKVIQFAQMVDNWRSQAETLTVLRLLEIVADESGYVRELKLQNNDESESRLENIQELFNAVQQFQEESDDPTLSAYLSQASLSSNLEDLQKEEKSISLMTLHSAKGLEFPVVFLVGLEQGLFPHFRSQDDAEAMEEERRLCYVGITRAEEQLYITHAEARRLYGRRELALPSPFLTELPQAALLPLSDSALPTQKKEPALMRKSIRDAEQQKPTPRVKTQTVANWKVGDRLEHSQFGQGQITHVFGVGNKVSIAVKFIGLGQQKILDPRLAPIEKL
- a CDS encoding NACHT domain-containing NTPase, yielding MGLVKWVEAAEKLLKGLVNIVRSWRELGGLLSPTPEELQQARKALLDAVTVEVTQRWQDSLHHEELIPVEFAANNEAVGRRKPLEIVPDRRLQVRDRPEVALEARETVVEVFDRVDVKGRLLILGQPGSGKTTMLLELAKDLLERAATSDGDPVPVIFELSAWKDSNQTIAAWLVGQLKGLYNLPVQKGGMWVKQNAILPLLDGLDELGMERQVECVAAINEFLQEDVRRQGVVCCRKEEFDRGGVTLARLNGAIYLQPLSDRQIRDYLGVLERSGLWPLLEGDRELMALARAPFLLTIMVASYRGKPIRNRQELFEAYIDVQFDRDLKDSGYSGGEAPGREQTRLWLARLARQLRYESKTSFLIEQMQPNLWLKSARIKLLYRLIFGFFLVLILAPLGALVVALAGSQNWMLATGLIGGSIWGLSKQLNIRPLESLHLSKINFRKSLFWKKLGFGLTLGISLALLLELFLGFTTGSEWGLFPRSILLLSLGLSFGLVIGMILGLESLIEYRTSSNQGVFNSAKNILYISLFSWPFGLLIILIFGFPYQEELAFRWVNLIMAGFGVSLMFGVIFSGAPVIQHVLLRLFLWLNGSVPWNYARFLNYATQLRFMQRIGGQYRFMHDLLREHFATYEPPVDNRTS
- a CDS encoding 4a-hydroxytetrahydrobiopterin dehydratase, encoding MAVLAQQTCIPCRGDMPPASAAEIAALAPQVPDWNIVKSNGEDRLERTYLFADFKSALAFSQRVGEAADRVGHHPAILTEWGKVTVTWWTHAIHGLHRNDFIMAARTDEIARAFS
- a CDS encoding RidA family protein, with amino-acid sequence MLEYITLPQGQLPPVAPYSHAVRAGEFLFVTGQLSEVPETGEMALGAIAAQTRRVMENLRLVLEHAGTGFDKVVMVRIFLTDFRDYDVANQVYASYFEPGRLPCRTTVGVLGLAGQGNVEIDLIVYCGE
- a CDS encoding Uma2 family endonuclease, which encodes MVALQSPKLTAAEYLDWEARQELRHEYIDGDIIAMTGGSIPHNFIYLNFYRALYPHLNQRGCYAYTSDVKCQLGPQGPYFYPDLMASCDDRDKTATQFVQFPKLIVEVLSPSTEAYDRGEKFSHYRKLPSLQEYVLIQSERIGVECFRRTNGNLWLFQAYGPGDTIALESLDFSCPIALIYENVQLPSQDPAIAPTEPRSQDSSSTD